From the genome of Terriglobales bacterium, one region includes:
- a CDS encoding CoA-binding protein translates to MMTLNDEIRDLLTKARNIAVVGLSSDPLRPSFGVTQYMQRKGYRIIPVNPNEEAVLGEKSYASLAEVPEKIDLVDVFRRPEFVPEIVDEMIRLKIPAVWLQEGVVHQAAAKKARDAGIFVVMDKCIFKEHRARGL, encoded by the coding sequence ATGATGACCCTGAACGACGAAATTCGAGACCTCCTAACCAAAGCGAGAAACATTGCCGTAGTTGGCTTGTCGTCCGATCCCTTGCGCCCGAGCTTTGGCGTCACTCAATACATGCAGCGCAAGGGCTATCGCATTATTCCTGTGAATCCCAATGAGGAGGCGGTCCTCGGAGAGAAATCCTACGCCAGCCTCGCGGAAGTTCCTGAAAAGATCGACCTGGTCGACGTTTTCCGGCGTCCAGAGTTCGTCCCGGAGATCGTCGACGAAATGATCCGTTTAAAGATTCCTGCTGTGTGGCTGCAGGAAGGCGTTGTGCATCAAGCTGCAGCTAAGAAAGCTCGTGATGCGGGAATCTTTGTCGTGATGGACAAGTGCATTTTCAAGGAGCATCGTGCGCGTGGACTTTAA
- the prfB gene encoding peptide chain release factor 2, whose amino-acid sequence MRISNANTRPYAPRSTICGSIFDAPRLREQLAEVEKKASDPNFWSNQEQSQQVMRERKRIEAALASESDLARRTQDIEAYFELAREGESVDQELRREIDSLREVVEKLETKTLLAGENDARNAIVTIHPGAGGTESQDWAEMLMRMYLRWAEREGFETVLNDYQAAEEAGIKSATFTVNGEYAFGLLTSEIGVHRLVRISPFDQAKRRHTSFASVFVSPEIDESIEIDIKESDLKIDTYRSGGAGGQHVNTTDSAVRITHIPTGIVVSCQNERSQHKNRERGMKILRSKLYEYELEKKRAETKKLEDSKLDIDFGSQIRSYVLAPYRLVKDVRSKVEVGDPDRVLDGDLTPFIRGYLLMRREAGAS is encoded by the coding sequence TTGAGGATCTCGAACGCGAATACGCGGCCGTACGCGCCAAGGTCCACGATCTGCGGGAGTATCTTTGACGCTCCGCGCCTACGAGAGCAGCTCGCCGAAGTAGAGAAAAAGGCGAGCGATCCCAACTTCTGGTCGAATCAGGAACAGTCGCAGCAGGTCATGCGCGAGCGCAAGCGCATCGAAGCCGCACTGGCGAGCGAGAGTGACCTTGCCCGCCGTACCCAGGACATCGAAGCATATTTTGAGCTGGCACGAGAGGGTGAGAGTGTCGATCAGGAGCTGCGTCGCGAGATCGACAGCCTGCGAGAAGTCGTCGAGAAGCTCGAGACTAAAACGCTGCTTGCCGGCGAGAACGATGCCCGCAATGCTATCGTGACGATCCATCCGGGCGCTGGAGGTACCGAGTCACAGGATTGGGCCGAGATGCTGATGCGCATGTACCTGCGCTGGGCGGAGCGCGAAGGCTTCGAGACGGTGCTCAATGACTATCAGGCAGCAGAGGAAGCGGGCATCAAGTCGGCGACTTTCACGGTGAATGGTGAGTACGCTTTTGGTTTGCTGACCAGCGAAATCGGCGTGCATCGCCTGGTGCGCATCTCACCGTTCGATCAGGCCAAGCGCCGTCATACATCCTTTGCCAGCGTATTTGTTTCCCCCGAGATCGACGAGTCAATTGAGATCGATATCAAAGAAAGCGATCTCAAGATCGACACCTATCGCTCCGGTGGCGCCGGCGGACAGCATGTGAACACAACGGATTCCGCGGTGCGCATCACTCACATTCCCACTGGAATTGTGGTGAGCTGCCAGAACGAGCGTTCTCAGCACAAGAATCGCGAGCGGGGAATGAAGATTCTTCGCTCGAAGCTCTACGAATATGAGCTCGAAAAAAAGCGCGCCGAGACGAAGAAGCTCGAAGACTCAAAACTGGACATCGATTTTGGCTCGCAGATTCGCTCCTATGTCCTCGCGCCTTATCGACTCGTGAAAGACGTTAGATCGAAGGTCGAAGTCGGCGATCCTGACCGGGTGCTCGATGGAGATCTGACTCCATTTATTCGCGGATATCTCCTGATGCGACGCGAAGCTGGCGCCAGCTAA
- the lnt gene encoding apolipoprotein N-acyltransferase, which yields MRPSPRAGWLLALLSAVLQILSFPSPGVYFTCWIALAPLFVALIDRRYSPTLTRCVLLAYFSGVVWYAGTCYWIFHVMHSYGNLSRPIAADILVLFCLYLALYHAAFGLLLGLATRSRLFANARALILAPFFWVAVEFARAHITSFPWDLLGYAQVNNLPLTRLATFTGVYGLSLAIALVNSVLALGFLLPRDRRLAVAFTGILGAIALESGSLVPYPESHPDHAAALVQENLPILETDWSPTFYDLTIAQLVQLSGQGVSAAAQHSANPPLIVWPESPAPFYTSDQKFQHWLSALAQDSHAYVIAGSLGVGPRVGGKAEVFNSAQLVLPDGNWGPRYDKIHLVPFGEFVPFRNLLSFAQSLTHDIGEFSRGNQRNVLHVDGHGVGTFICYESIFPDEVLRFVRNGAELFVNISNDGWFGESGAPGQHLNMARMRAIENGRWLLRATNTGITVSISPFGQVVAAVPRKTRTVLEAPYSFESGTTFYTRHGDWFAGGCAIISILALVSAALSGRAPLRQ from the coding sequence ATGCGACCATCGCCGAGAGCTGGATGGCTGCTTGCACTGCTCTCCGCTGTTCTCCAGATACTGAGTTTCCCGTCCCCTGGCGTTTACTTCACGTGTTGGATCGCGCTGGCCCCGTTGTTCGTGGCCCTGATCGATCGTCGATACTCTCCCACTCTCACGCGCTGCGTTCTGCTTGCATACTTCAGCGGCGTTGTCTGGTACGCAGGCACCTGCTATTGGATTTTTCATGTGATGCATAGCTACGGCAATCTCTCTCGTCCGATTGCCGCCGACATCCTCGTGCTGTTTTGTCTGTATCTTGCGCTCTATCACGCTGCCTTCGGTTTGCTTCTCGGCCTCGCGACGCGCAGCCGTTTATTCGCTAACGCTCGCGCTCTTATCCTCGCGCCCTTTTTCTGGGTTGCGGTTGAATTCGCTCGCGCGCACATTACCAGCTTTCCTTGGGACCTCCTTGGATATGCGCAAGTCAATAATCTGCCGCTTACAAGGTTGGCGACCTTTACTGGCGTGTATGGGCTTTCGCTCGCGATTGCACTCGTAAACTCCGTTCTCGCTCTCGGCTTTTTGCTGCCACGAGATCGGCGATTGGCCGTGGCATTTACCGGCATCCTGGGCGCGATCGCATTAGAGTCCGGATCGCTCGTTCCTTATCCGGAGTCTCATCCCGACCACGCTGCGGCGCTGGTTCAGGAGAATTTGCCCATTCTCGAAACCGACTGGTCGCCTACCTTCTACGATTTGACTATCGCCCAACTCGTGCAACTCAGTGGGCAAGGAGTATCGGCAGCAGCGCAACACAGTGCAAATCCCCCCTTGATCGTGTGGCCGGAGTCTCCGGCGCCGTTTTACACCTCGGATCAGAAGTTTCAGCACTGGCTCAGCGCGCTGGCTCAGGATTCTCACGCATACGTAATTGCAGGGAGTCTGGGAGTAGGTCCGAGGGTTGGTGGCAAGGCGGAAGTGTTTAACTCGGCGCAGTTGGTTCTGCCCGATGGGAATTGGGGACCTCGATACGACAAGATTCACCTGGTACCTTTTGGTGAATTTGTTCCATTCCGGAATTTGCTTAGCTTTGCCCAGTCCCTGACGCATGATATCGGCGAATTCTCGCGCGGCAACCAACGCAACGTTCTTCATGTAGATGGGCATGGCGTCGGAACTTTTATCTGCTACGAATCAATCTTTCCCGATGAAGTATTGAGATTTGTCCGCAACGGGGCAGAGCTGTTTGTGAACATCTCCAACGACGGATGGTTCGGTGAGTCCGGCGCACCTGGGCAGCATCTGAACATGGCCCGCATGCGCGCGATCGAGAATGGACGTTGGCTGCTGCGGGCGACCAACACCGGGATCACTGTGTCGATAAGTCCTTTCGGCCAGGTCGTCGCCGCCGTTCCACGCAAGACGCGGACTGTGCTCGAGGCTCCTTACAGCTTCGAGTCGGGAACCACGTTCTACACGCGGCATGGCGATTGGTTCGCGGGAGGCTGTGCGATAATTTCGATATTGGCTTTGGTCAGCGCCGCACTAAGCGGACGAGCTCCACTGCGCCAGTAA
- a CDS encoding GAF domain-containing protein has translation MHARSRTPTVLHSHFLAKASLFAKLKLEQLLPDLGVELKLGHGISGLCASTGVSWRCDSAESDTYVDRNRCRELGTQSVLAAPVSHLNSVLGVLEVFSSHRGAFSDYDVATVQLLAGLLVVAITRSTRSSGFIESAHTSAVGSVRPSRSRFLNE, from the coding sequence GTGCATGCACGATCACGAACGCCGACGGTGCTGCACTCGCACTTTCTCGCCAAGGCAAGCTTGTTTGCCAAGCTCAAGCTGGAACAGTTGCTCCCTGACCTGGGAGTCGAACTCAAGTTGGGCCACGGAATCTCAGGCCTCTGCGCGAGTACTGGCGTGAGCTGGCGCTGCGATTCTGCCGAGTCGGATACGTACGTTGACCGCAACCGCTGCCGAGAGTTGGGGACTCAGTCAGTGCTGGCTGCGCCAGTCTCGCACTTGAACAGCGTCCTCGGTGTGCTGGAAGTGTTTTCCAGCCATAGGGGCGCTTTCAGTGATTACGACGTCGCAACCGTGCAATTGCTGGCGGGTCTCCTGGTTGTGGCCATTACGCGCAGCACACGATCGTCCGGCTTTATCGAATCGGCTCACACCTCGGCAGTAGGTTCGGTGCGTCCGAGTCGATCCAGATTCTTGAATGAGTAA
- a CDS encoding alpha/beta hydrolase translates to MFYVITFAIAIALLVAAGVLFQAIGLRRDERRFPAPGLLVDVGGYRLHLHELGSGSPTVVLESGISASSLNWRRVQTEVAKFARVCSYDRAGLGWSELCDLACTPASLAKQLHTLLHNAGVAGPYILVGHSFGGLIVQALARLYANEIVGLVLVDPLDPAEWTPITDEQRRIIHHGIGLSRRGALAARFGVVRLCLNLLLAGNQLVPRMAAKLWSGDASQVTNRIAGQVQKMPPETWPLVATHWKNHKSFEGMARHFQALAESAQELSQVRQLSVPVTMLVGTQNEHPADPREYAKKLSPETRLIFAEKSGHWIQLDEPELVVKSIAEMLETTQRLERVTAR, encoded by the coding sequence GTGTTCTACGTAATCACTTTCGCCATCGCAATTGCATTGCTGGTTGCTGCCGGCGTGCTTTTCCAGGCAATCGGACTCAGGCGTGACGAACGTCGCTTCCCTGCTCCCGGACTCCTCGTCGATGTTGGTGGATACAGATTGCACCTCCATGAACTCGGCTCAGGCTCTCCAACCGTCGTTCTGGAATCGGGAATCTCTGCTTCGTCGCTCAATTGGCGGAGGGTTCAGACAGAAGTCGCAAAGTTTGCTCGTGTGTGCAGCTACGATCGTGCGGGACTCGGTTGGAGCGAGCTCTGCGATCTGGCTTGCACGCCGGCATCACTCGCAAAGCAGCTCCACACGCTGTTGCACAACGCAGGAGTCGCCGGTCCATACATCCTCGTAGGACATTCCTTTGGCGGGCTGATCGTTCAGGCTCTCGCTCGCTTGTACGCCAATGAAATCGTCGGCCTGGTGCTCGTCGATCCACTCGATCCTGCGGAATGGACGCCAATCACAGACGAGCAACGTCGAATTATCCACCACGGAATAGGACTCTCACGACGCGGCGCACTCGCGGCAAGGTTCGGAGTCGTGCGCCTTTGCCTCAATCTTCTGCTCGCCGGCAACCAGTTAGTGCCACGAATGGCGGCAAAACTCTGGAGTGGAGACGCTTCTCAAGTAACCAACCGCATCGCTGGACAAGTGCAGAAGATGCCGCCAGAGACATGGCCGCTGGTAGCAACGCACTGGAAGAATCACAAAAGTTTCGAGGGTATGGCGCGCCACTTTCAGGCGCTGGCGGAGAGTGCCCAGGAACTTTCGCAGGTACGACAACTCAGCGTGCCGGTCACAATGCTGGTAGGCACACAAAACGAACATCCGGCAGATCCCAGGGAATACGCAAAGAAGCTTTCGCCCGAGACTCGTCTCATCTTCGCCGAGAAGAGCGGCCACTGGATTCAACTCGACGAACCCGAACTCGTCGTGAAATCGATCGCAGAGATGCTTGAGACTACACAGCGCCTGGAACGGGTTACCGCTCGCTGA
- a CDS encoding MBG domain-containing protein yields MVSGSPSLSTTATPASGVGSYAITATLGSLAAANYTFTFVNGTLTVNAAALTVTAQNASRAYGAANPTFTANITGLVNGDTQSVVSGSPSLSTTATPASGVGSYAITASAGTLTATNYTFSFVPGTLTVNAAALTVTAQNAVRAYGAANPTFSASITGLVNGDMQSVVSGSPSLSTTATPASGVGSYAITATLGSLAATNYTFSFVPGTLTVNAATLTVTAQNASRTYGAANPAFSAIITGFVNGDTVSVVSGSASLSTTATQASAVGGYAISSSLGTLAAANYMFGFVNGTLTITPATASVTPNAASKTYGTLDPALSGTLTGFLAADNVTATYTRAPGETVAGGPYTISATLSPTGVLGNYSITSNTAMFTIRPAPLIVTANPAQMIYGSPVPAFTANYTGFVNGDTVSVVSGSASLSTTATHASAVGSYAITATAGTLAAANYTFTFVNGMLTVNAAALTVTAQNAARTYGAANPAFSAIITGFVNGDTVSVVTGSPILSTTATPASGVGSYAITATTGTLAAANYTFTFAPGTLTVNAATLTVTAQNASRTYGAANPAFSAIITGFVNGDTVSVVTGSANLSTAATANSTVGPYLIIASQGTLSATNYTFTFVNGTLTITAATPTVTWNNPVAITYGTALGGTQLNASAGGVLGSFAYAPPAGTVLNAGVNQTLSVTFTPTDSTDYTTQAATVTITVNQAPSSTTFTSSVNPSTLGAPVTFTATVSSSSGGTPTGTVMFNDGSTSLGTSVLVSGQATFSASVLAAGAHSITAAYGGDGNFRSSTSSALSQTVNQAAAITSANSATFSFGTSGSFTVTATGFPVPTLSQTGALPAGMMFNNATGVLGGTPTASGSFPITITAHNGVGTDATQSFTLTVNQAAAITSGNSATFIDGIASSFTVTATGFPTPTLSESGALPAGVMFNTATGVLGGTPTASGLFPINITAHNGVGVDAVQNFTLTVSPPILQSITINALSPSIAKGTSDQFTATGTLSDGTTQDLTNSATWTSTNPAVATISSAGSAFGIGVGSTSISATSAGIMSNTLPLTVTAATLRSITISAAKPSIANGTTDQFTAKGIFTDGSMQDLTGSVIWASSNPAVATITAAGLATGASVGSSNISASFNGITSNLLPLTVTPAVLQSIAIRAQNGSIAKGTNDEFTASGTFSDNSTQDLTNSVAWTSSNLTAVKIDASGVATGANIGSSDISASQNGVASNTFTLTVTAAVLNSIIIGADSTSIAKGTSNQFIALGTFSDGTVQEVTDSANWVCSDPMVVSVDPTGLATGVNVGSCNISATQNEVTSNSFELTITAAVLQLIFIGADTTSTAKGTTDQFSAVGVFSDGTIQDLTETATWTSSNPAVATIAPMGLASGVGLGTSNISATQNGTTSDTYALTVTDAVLRSITIASDNGTIAKGTTNQFTATGHFSDGTTQDLTNSVMWTSSGPSVNINATGLANGLSPGSSNITATQNAIASNTLALAVSDTVVQSITITAASGTIANGLTEQLNATATLSDGTMQNVTHSATWASSSPAVATISAVGGVATGLTLGSTNISATENGVTSDPFVLTVTTAVLQSIAVTPATPSIVKGSAQQFTATGTYSDGSTQDVSLLVTWTSSDTNIATISSAGFATGVAAGSVIITAAQNGVSGLTPLIVDNPPPSITSLLPNILPITGTAQTLTINGSNFDNNSTVTYNGAPHFVTLFSASQLTIQLSAADLAMAGVFPVVVTNPQPGGGSSAASFSVAGLVVTPAALDFGSVPDGIASMFQIGTLTAVGTAVTVNSPTVSNNAFSVTGPGAPLQFPLQLAAGDTFPFIVTFNPLLDSPGLASGTVTFGGSTNAAAQTVSGTGTAIVQLTWQPSPTPDAHYNVYRCGDVSPLVADARCSSSQNGFDYTYIASVGDGILTYTDLSASSGKYYYIVTAVDTGGNESDKSAISDPAIVP; encoded by the coding sequence ATGGTGAGCGGAAGTCCCAGCCTGAGCACGACAGCTACACCAGCCTCGGGCGTGGGCAGCTATGCGATCACCGCCACTTTGGGATCGCTGGCGGCAGCCAACTATACCTTCACCTTCGTGAACGGCACGCTGACAGTGAACGCCGCTGCGTTGACTGTAACGGCGCAGAACGCCTCGCGTGCTTATGGAGCAGCGAATCCAACGTTTACCGCGAACATCACCGGCCTCGTCAACGGCGATACGCAGAGCGTGGTGAGCGGAAGTCCCAGCCTGAGCACGACGGCGACACCAGCTTCCGGAGTGGGCAGCTATGCGATCACCGCCAGTGCGGGAACGCTGACGGCAACCAATTACACCTTCAGCTTCGTACCCGGCACGCTGACGGTGAACGCGGCTGCGTTGACAGTGACAGCGCAGAACGCTGTGCGGGCGTATGGGGCGGCGAACCCCACGTTCAGCGCGAGTATCACCGGCCTCGTCAACGGCGACATGCAGAGCGTGGTGAGCGGAAGTCCCAGCCTGAGCACGACAGCTACACCAGCCTCGGGCGTGGGCAGCTATGCGATCACCGCCACTTTGGGATCGCTGGCGGCTACCAACTACACCTTCAGCTTCGTACCCGGCACGCTGACAGTGAATGCGGCAACCCTGACGGTGACGGCACAGAATGCCTCCCGCACTTACGGAGCCGCGAATCCTGCGTTCAGCGCCATCATCACCGGTTTCGTCAACGGCGATACCGTGAGCGTAGTGAGTGGCAGTGCCAGCCTGAGCACCACGGCAACACAAGCGTCTGCAGTGGGCGGCTACGCGATCAGTTCCAGTCTGGGAACATTGGCAGCGGCCAACTACATGTTCGGCTTCGTGAACGGCACGTTGACGATCACCCCCGCGACTGCGTCGGTGACTCCGAACGCCGCCAGCAAGACCTACGGAACACTGGATCCCGCACTGAGTGGAACACTCACCGGATTCCTCGCGGCCGACAACGTCACCGCTACCTACACGCGCGCACCAGGTGAGACCGTTGCCGGCGGCCCCTACACCATCAGCGCAACACTGTCGCCAACAGGCGTGCTGGGCAACTACTCCATCACTTCCAACACGGCGATGTTCACCATCAGGCCGGCTCCGTTGATCGTCACCGCAAATCCAGCGCAGATGATTTATGGCTCTCCAGTGCCTGCATTCACAGCTAACTACACCGGCTTCGTCAACGGCGATACCGTGAGCGTAGTGAGTGGCAGTGCCAGCCTGAGCACCACGGCGACACATGCATCCGCCGTGGGCAGCTACGCGATCACAGCTACTGCGGGAACGCTGGCGGCAGCGAACTATACCTTCACCTTCGTGAACGGCATGCTGACAGTCAACGCGGCTGCGTTGACGGTGACGGCGCAAAACGCTGCCCGCACTTATGGAGCTGCGAATCCTGCGTTCAGCGCCATCATCACCGGTTTCGTCAACGGCGATACCGTGAGCGTAGTGACTGGCAGTCCGATCTTGAGCACGACGGCGACGCCAGCTTCCGGTGTAGGCAGCTATGCGATCACCGCCACTACGGGAACACTCGCGGCAGCCAACTATACCTTCACCTTCGCGCCGGGCACGCTGACCGTGAATGCGGCGACCCTGACGGTAACAGCACAGAATGCCTCGCGCACTTACGGAGCCGCGAATCCCGCGTTCAGCGCCATCATCACCGGTTTCGTCAACGGCGATACCGTGAGCGTAGTGACTGGCTCTGCGAACCTGAGTACAGCGGCGACTGCAAACTCGACCGTGGGCCCGTATTTGATAATTGCGAGCCAGGGGACACTCAGTGCAACCAACTACACTTTCACCTTTGTGAATGGCACGTTGACCATCACAGCCGCTACTCCGACTGTGACGTGGAACAACCCGGTGGCGATCACATACGGTACAGCCTTGGGCGGGACGCAGTTGAATGCCAGCGCCGGTGGTGTGCTCGGCAGCTTTGCCTACGCACCTCCAGCGGGCACCGTCTTGAACGCCGGCGTGAACCAGACGCTCTCGGTAACATTTACGCCGACTGACAGCACCGACTACACGACGCAAGCCGCGACCGTCACCATTACGGTGAATCAAGCTCCTTCATCGACGACGTTCACCAGCTCGGTGAATCCATCGACTCTTGGAGCCCCCGTCACCTTTACCGCGACAGTATCCAGCAGCAGCGGCGGCACACCCACCGGCACCGTGATGTTCAACGATGGCAGCACCAGTTTGGGAACAAGCGTACTGGTTTCCGGCCAGGCGACATTCAGTGCTTCCGTGCTTGCGGCGGGAGCGCATTCGATCACGGCGGCCTATGGCGGAGATGGGAACTTCCGGTCGAGCACATCTTCGGCGCTGAGTCAGACGGTGAATCAGGCGGCGGCGATCACGAGTGCGAACAGCGCGACGTTCAGCTTCGGGACATCCGGCTCATTCACTGTGACGGCAACGGGCTTCCCAGTCCCGACTCTGAGCCAGACCGGGGCTTTGCCGGCGGGCATGATGTTCAACAACGCGACTGGAGTGTTAGGCGGCACTCCGACTGCCAGCGGTTCATTCCCGATCACCATCACCGCTCACAACGGCGTAGGCACAGATGCAACCCAGAGCTTCACATTGACCGTGAATCAGGCGGCAGCCATCACTAGCGGCAACAGCGCTACCTTCATCGACGGCATCGCCAGTTCCTTCACAGTAACGGCAACGGGCTTCCCAACTCCGACGCTGAGCGAGAGCGGTGCCTTGCCGGCGGGCGTGATGTTCAACACCGCGACTGGAGTGTTAGGCGGCACTCCGACTGCCAGCGGTTTATTCCCGATCAACATCACCGCTCACAACGGCGTAGGCGTCGATGCGGTCCAGAACTTTACGCTAACCGTATCTCCACCGATCCTGCAGTCGATCACTATCAACGCACTCAGCCCCTCGATCGCGAAGGGGACGAGCGATCAGTTCACGGCTACTGGAACCTTGAGTGACGGCACGACTCAAGACCTGACGAACTCCGCCACCTGGACTTCCACGAATCCTGCGGTCGCAACCATCAGCTCCGCAGGTTCGGCGTTCGGCATCGGCGTCGGCTCTACCAGCATTAGCGCCACCAGCGCCGGAATTATGTCGAACACTCTTCCACTCACGGTAACGGCGGCTACGCTGCGATCCATCACGATCAGCGCAGCCAAGCCTTCCATTGCCAACGGCACGACCGATCAGTTCACCGCAAAGGGCATCTTTACCGATGGCAGCATGCAAGATCTAACTGGTTCTGTGATATGGGCATCTTCGAATCCTGCTGTTGCAACCATTACCGCTGCGGGACTGGCGACCGGAGCCAGCGTTGGTTCCAGCAACATCAGCGCAAGCTTCAACGGAATCACGTCGAATCTGCTCCCACTCACTGTCACTCCGGCCGTACTGCAATCGATCGCTATCCGCGCTCAGAATGGTTCAATCGCGAAAGGTACGAACGACGAATTCACTGCCAGCGGAACCTTCAGCGATAACAGCACGCAGGATCTGACTAACTCTGTCGCCTGGACCTCCTCGAACCTCACCGCGGTCAAAATCGATGCCAGCGGAGTCGCAACCGGAGCTAATATCGGTTCCAGCGACATCAGCGCTTCCCAAAATGGAGTTGCCTCAAACACATTCACCCTTACAGTCACAGCAGCCGTGCTGAACTCCATCATCATCGGCGCCGACAGTACATCGATCGCGAAAGGCACAAGCAATCAGTTCATTGCTCTCGGTACCTTCAGCGATGGCACGGTGCAAGAAGTGACTGATTCCGCCAACTGGGTCTGCTCGGATCCCATGGTGGTGAGCGTCGACCCCACGGGTCTGGCAACAGGAGTGAACGTTGGCTCGTGCAACATTAGTGCCACGCAGAATGAAGTCACTTCCAACAGTTTCGAACTCACCATCACCGCTGCCGTTCTTCAGCTCATCTTTATCGGCGCCGACACCACGTCTACTGCGAAGGGCACCACCGATCAGTTCAGCGCTGTTGGAGTATTCAGCGACGGCACAATTCAGGACCTGACCGAGACAGCGACCTGGACTTCTTCGAATCCCGCGGTCGCAACCATCGCGCCCATGGGTTTGGCGAGTGGAGTAGGCCTTGGTACTAGTAACATTAGCGCGACCCAGAATGGAACTACGTCAGATACCTATGCCCTTACGGTCACTGATGCGGTGCTACGGTCGATTACCATCGCCTCCGATAATGGCACGATCGCGAAGGGTACAACGAATCAGTTCACAGCCACTGGGCACTTCAGCGATGGCACAACCCAGGACCTGACTAACTCCGTGATGTGGACTTCTTCCGGCCCGTCGGTGAACATCAACGCGACTGGTCTTGCTAACGGTCTCAGCCCCGGTTCCAGCAATATCACCGCAACCCAAAACGCAATCGCATCAAACACTCTGGCACTTGCTGTTAGCGATACGGTGGTGCAGTCGATCACGATTACTGCAGCCAGCGGCACCATCGCTAATGGACTGACCGAGCAACTCAACGCCACTGCCACCCTCAGCGATGGCACTATGCAAAACGTCACTCACTCTGCGACTTGGGCGTCATCGAGTCCCGCAGTGGCTACCATCAGCGCTGTAGGAGGAGTGGCCACCGGACTCACGCTCGGCTCTACGAACATCAGCGCTACCGAGAACGGAGTCACGTCGGATCCCTTCGTACTCACAGTGACCACTGCTGTGCTGCAGTCCATCGCCGTCACTCCTGCCACGCCATCGATTGTGAAGGGATCTGCGCAGCAGTTCACCGCCACCGGGACTTATAGCGACGGTAGCACTCAGGATGTCTCGCTTTTGGTAACGTGGACTTCTTCGGACACGAACATTGCCACGATCAGTTCAGCAGGATTTGCGACCGGAGTCGCCGCAGGCTCCGTCATTATTACGGCTGCTCAAAACGGCGTGTCTGGCTTGACGCCTCTAATCGTGGACAACCCGCCGCCGTCGATCACCTCGCTGTTGCCGAACATTCTCCCAATTACAGGCACAGCTCAAACACTGACGATCAACGGCTCCAACTTCGATAACAACTCGACGGTTACTTACAACGGAGCCCCCCACTTCGTTACCCTTTTCAGCGCAAGTCAATTAACCATTCAGTTAAGCGCTGCCGACTTGGCGATGGCTGGTGTTTTCCCTGTGGTAGTCACCAATCCTCAGCCCGGAGGCGGTTCGAGTGCGGCGAGTTTCTCGGTTGCTGGGCTGGTTGTCACTCCAGCCGCTCTGGACTTCGGTTCAGTCCCGGATGGCATTGCCAGCATGTTTCAGATTGGGACTCTGACAGCGGTAGGAACCGCCGTCACGGTAAATTCCCCCACCGTGAGCAACAACGCGTTCTCCGTCACTGGGCCCGGTGCCCCGCTGCAATTCCCGCTTCAGCTTGCGGCCGGAGACACCTTCCCATTCATCGTCACTTTCAATCCGCTTTTGGACTCTCCCGGACTCGCCTCAGGAACTGTGACATTTGGCGGCAGTACCAACGCGGCTGCGCAGACCGTTTCCGGGACTGGTACAGCAATCGTTCAACTGACCTGGCAACCTAGTCCTACTCCCGATGCGCATTACAACGTGTACCGTTGCGGCGACGTCTCGCCCCTTGTAGCGGATGCTAGGTGCTCTTCCTCGCAAAACGGCTTCGACTATACCTACATCGCAAGCGTGGGCGATGGAATCCTAACCTACACAGATTTGTCAGCATCTTCCGGCAAGTACTACTACATCGTGACTGCGGTCGATACCGGCGGAAATGAAAGCGACAAATCGGCTATTTCCGATCCGGCTATAGTTCCATAG